From Coffea arabica cultivar ET-39 chromosome 10e, Coffea Arabica ET-39 HiFi, whole genome shotgun sequence, one genomic window encodes:
- the LOC113721943 gene encoding uncharacterized protein: protein MSTQQESSEKTVATTQPEIASPGVQLTELLTKFGEMASEMAAQKKLIDELPQGDPNMHVNPPTFFQTTAEPVVPEHVFQNKPEMGESSAPVDLKLLKRLDRFDEFIRKSQGLSKQGVLDYDDLCLFPNVQLPVGFKTPKFNKYDGTSNPKTHLRLFANKLGKPVDDENLPLRLFPESLEGDALDWYSNLKPEEVKTWLDLSNAFIRQYEYNCELAPTRTTLEGTKRKPSEDHKTYAKRWRKVAAKVEPPMTEDEIIRRPLDQLYDQLKASGKIGTVPPPTYPYGMPAWYNPQAVCAYHSGAPGHATLDCKALKHKVQDMVESGEIVIRKREPQGPNVNQNPLPEHVGVIMDDAEYEEQIKKLAIEAEVFGVTDRPFVIELPFEEDNKPFVLDLTPAENEALEPVVIEFPKQEPVLSLQQVPWNYDEPSIQIGENSTAKKEVSVVTRSGKTVNPFETTTPIQANSSEPPLKPTITEKEAVDFLKRFQRSEYNIVEKLSKSPAQITMLDLLFSSDVHRDALIDVLTRAQIPRDISVDNFSNVVGSVLFKKQIAFSDDELPTEGIGHNKALYITVRCNGKMLPKVLIDNGSALNICPWSTLEKLGLQDIKLRPSGTIVRGFDGAQREPIGEADLSGAVPSSLHQLLKFVVNDKLITIFAEEDCLVITDSGVKEEGSQSVTMSPHSTSDIVSVSWITTEEQTPSKASVMMAREMIRGGYKFDKGLGRELQGILKPVKIVEKRDTFGLGFRPTAKDFKEMKERKRAEKEGRQRVFDIPPLWYTFPRPTEIITSEGNSTEEIENSLSQLFVGAIFEDNFPSEAEFPDIPEGSISNWTAEFLPVQKEFRLKLNPAKCAFGAPAGKLLGFIVSKRGIEIDPAKIKAIREMPVPKTQKDVKSFLGKINFIGRFIAQLTATCEPLFKLLRKNVPLYWNEECQQAFDKIKDYLLQPPVLVPPKPGRPLIMYLSVLDGAVGCVLGQHDDSGRKEQAIYYLSKKFTQYEANYSFIEKSCSEVEIPSLRILMEAKLEEADWIKQRHEQLTSIDERRFNAICHDKVKLEDVLVVNEFPDVFPDELKSMPSEKEIEFKIDLVLGTAPIAKAPYRMAPAELKELKLQLQDLLDDDLFEKVNHLGERLFYLLKSSTC from the exons atgagtacccAGCAAGAGTCATCGGAAAAGACCGTTGCAACGACCCAGCCGGAGATTGCAAGtcccggggttcagttgacCGAATTGCTCACTAAATTTGGGGAgatggcatctgaaatggccgCCCAAAAGAAACTGATCGATgagctc CCTCAGGGTGATCCAAACATGCATGTAAATCCACCGACTTTTTTCCAAACTACCGCAGAGCCCGTTGTGCCGGAGCACGTTTTTCAaaacaagccagaaatgggagagTCATCTGCCCCGGTTGATCTAAAGTTGCTTAAGCGATTGGATCGTTTCGATGAATTCATCCGCAAGAGCCAAGGTTTAAGCAAGCAAGGGGTGCTGGACTACGATGATTTGTGCCTATTTCCAAACGTACAACTGCCGGTGGGGTTCAAGACCCCGAAgttcaacaaatatgatggTACCAGCAACCCTAAAACGCACCTGCgcttgtttgctaacaagttgggcaaGCCAGTGGATGACGAGAATTTGCCGTTGAGATTATTTCCAGAAAGCTTAGAAGGGGATGCTCTCGATTGGTACTCCAACCTAAAGCCAGAGGAAGTGAAGACCTGGCTCGATCTGTCCAATGCCTTCATTCGacaatatgagtataactgtGAGCTAGCGCCAACCCGGACTACTCTGGAAGGAACGAAAAGGAAGCCTTCTGAGGACCACAAGACCTATGCTAAGAGGTGGAGAAAGGTAGCTGCTAaggtcgagccaccaatgaccgaGGATGAAATCATAC gtagGCCTTTAGACCAACTGTACGACCAGTTAAAGGCCTCCGGAAAAATTGGTACAGTACCACCTCCTACCTATCCGTATGGCATGCCCGCTTGGTATAACCCGCAAGCTGTTTGCGCATATCATTCAGGGGCACCTGGGCATGCAACTTTGGATTGTAAGGCGCTAAAGCATAAAGTTCAGGATATGGTTGAGTCTGGAGAAATCGTGATCAGAAAGAGGGAGCCGCAAGGGCCAAACGTAAATCAAAACCCCTTGCCAGAGCACGTTGGGGTTATTATGGACGATGCGGAGTACGAGGAACAAATTAAGAAATTGGCAATagaagctgaagtgtttggggtcacgGACCGACCGTTTGTCATAGAGTTGCCATTCGAAGAAGATAACAAGCCTTTTGTCTTAGATCTCACGCCAGCGGAGAATGAAGCTTTGGAACCAGTAGTCATCGAATTCCCGAAGCAGGAGCCCGTATTAAGTCTGCAACAAGTGCCGTGGAATTACGATGAGCCTAGCATACAGATCGGGGAAAATTCAACTGCAAAGAAGGAAGTGTCAGTAGTTACTAGATCGGGGAAGACTGTAAATCCATTTGAGACTACTACTCCAATTCAAGCCAATAGTTCTGAGCCACCCCTCAAACCAACAATTACCGAGAAAGAAGCCGTGGATTTCCTTAAACGATTCCAGAGAAGTGAATACAACATAGTGGAAAAGCTAAGCAAATCACCTGCCCAGATAACCATGTTGGACCTACTTTTCTCCTCGGACGTGCATAGGGATGCATTGATCGATGTATTAACAAGAGCTCAAATTCCGAGAGACATTtctgttgataatttttcaaacgtggTGGGGAGTGTATTATTCAAGAAGCAAATTGCTTTTTCTGATGATGAATTGCCGACGGAGGGCATTGGACATAATAAGGCGTTGTACATAACAGTGAGGTGCAACGGAAAAATGCTGCCTAAGGTGTTAATCGATAATGGATCCGCACTGAATATCTGTCCGTGGAGTACCTTAGAGAAACTAGGGTTGCAAGACatcaagctgaggccttcagggactatCGTTCGAGGGTTTGATGGAGCTCAAAGGGAGCCGATAGGAGAGGCAGATTTA tctGGGGCCGTGCCGTCTTCGTTGCATCAATTACTCAAGTTCGTGGTAAATGACAAGCTAATCACTATCTTTGCTGAAGAGGACTGCCTGGTGATCACCGATTCTGGAGTTAAAGAGGAGGGTAGTCAAAGTGTTACCATGTCCCCTCACAGCACATCCGATATAgtctccgtaagttggataACCACGGAGGAACAAACTCCCTCAAAAGCCAGTGTAATGATGGCCAGAGAAATGATTCGTGGAGGATACAAATTCGACAAGGGTTTGGGGCGTGAACTGCAAGGGATCCTGAAGCCAGTGAAGATAGTAGAAAAGAGAGATACCTTCGGTTTGGGTTTCAGACCAACCGCCAAGGATTTCAAGGAGATGAAAGAGCGTAAAAGAGCAGAAAAGGAGGGCCGGCAAAGGGTTTTCGATATTCCACCACTGTGGTATACTTTTCCCCGGCCAACTGAAATAATCACATCAGAGGGTAATTCAACTGAAGAAATCGAGAATAGTTTGTcccaattgttcgttggggcaaTATTTGAAGACAATTTCCCGAGCGAGGCcgaatttcctgacatccctGAGGGGTCTATTTCTAATTGGACTGCCGAGTTCCTGCCTGttcagaaggagtttcg TTTGAAGttaaatcctgcgaaatgcgccttTGGGGCACCAGCTGGTAAATTGTTGGGTTTCATCGTGAGCAAGagaggcatagagatagatccggCAAAAATCAAAGCGATTCGAGAAATGCCAGTGCCAAAGACTCAGAAAGACGTGAAAAGCTTCTTAGGAAAGATCAACTTTATTGGGAGGTTCATTGCCCAATTAACGGCCACATGtgagccgttgttcaaattattaagaaagaatgtgccgttgtaCTGGAATGAGGAGTGTCAACAAGCTTTCGataagattaaagattatttgttgcagCCTCCGGTCCTGGTGCCACCCAAACCGGGCCGACCGCTGATCATGTACCTATCGGTGCTCGAcggagcagtagggtgtgttctgGGGCAACACGATGACTCTGGAAGGAAGGagcaagccatttactatctaagcaaaaAGTTCACAcagtacgaggctaattattcattcatcgAGAAgagctgct ccgaagttgaaattccttcgTTGCGAATCCtcatggaagctaaattggaagAGGCTGATTGGATAAAGCAGCGCCATGAACAATTGACGTCGATCGATGAAAGGCGATTCAACgctatctgtcatg